The Novosphingobium kaempferiae genome includes a window with the following:
- a CDS encoding DUF2147 domain-containing protein — MSRKITLLIPLLAAALAVPAGAQASPADLAQGIWLNPSHSVAVRTGPCESQGNQGLCGRVVWANAKARADAQASGIAVLNGTELLQNYHQAGPATWQGTVYVPDMGRRFDSHIEPLSPDRLKISGCILGGLFCRSQVWTRLAGVPA; from the coding sequence ATGTCACGGAAAATCACCCTGCTGATCCCGCTCCTCGCCGCCGCGCTGGCCGTTCCGGCGGGTGCGCAGGCATCGCCCGCCGATCTGGCGCAAGGCATCTGGCTGAACCCCTCGCACAGCGTCGCGGTGCGCACCGGACCCTGTGAAAGCCAAGGAAATCAGGGACTTTGCGGCCGCGTCGTCTGGGCGAATGCGAAGGCGAGGGCGGATGCGCAGGCCAGCGGCATTGCGGTACTGAACGGCACCGAGCTGCTACAGAACTACCACCAGGCGGGACCGGCGACGTGGCAGGGCACCGTCTACGTGCCCGACATGGGACGCAGGTTCGATTCGCACATCGAGCCGCTCTCTCCCGACCGTCTGAAGATCAGCGGCTGCATCCTCGGCGGCCTGTTCTGCCGCTCGCAGGTGTGGACGCGCCTTGCGGGAGTTCCGGCATGA
- a CDS encoding virulence factor → MRGRIRQRILGALAGLAALAAIVTHAPMFGLLGTQPIREFPAVRKEGRAHPPLAAVFLSGDMGFHFGMSGDVAQALGDHGIPVIGVTSPAVFAHQRSYPEAQAIVEGAIRLALARTGAQRVLLMGQSYGADIVATVAPELPPDLRAKVAAIDLTVPALDVYFRADPSGLAYLGKADAHPLAGVRAIDWAPVICVHGLSEPGSLCPALRGTHVAVIGLPGDHHLNHDHVRVVATTLAALRAAVPGEIA, encoded by the coding sequence ATGAGGGGGCGCATCAGGCAGCGCATTCTTGGCGCGCTGGCCGGGCTCGCCGCGCTGGCCGCGATCGTGACCCATGCGCCGATGTTCGGCCTGCTGGGCACGCAGCCGATCCGCGAATTTCCGGCTGTCCGGAAAGAGGGGCGCGCGCATCCGCCACTGGCGGCGGTGTTCCTGTCCGGCGACATGGGCTTTCACTTCGGGATGAGCGGCGATGTCGCGCAGGCGCTGGGCGACCATGGCATCCCGGTGATCGGCGTCACGTCTCCGGCGGTCTTCGCGCACCAGCGCTCCTATCCCGAGGCGCAGGCCATCGTGGAAGGGGCGATCCGGCTTGCGCTGGCTCGAACCGGCGCGCAGCGCGTGCTGCTGATGGGGCAGTCCTATGGCGCGGACATTGTTGCCACTGTGGCACCCGAACTGCCGCCGGACCTGCGCGCGAAAGTTGCCGCCATCGACCTGACCGTGCCCGCGCTCGACGTCTACTTCCGCGCCGATCCCAGCGGGCTCGCCTATCTCGGCAAGGCGGATGCGCATCCGCTGGCAGGGGTGCGCGCGATCGACTGGGCCCCGGTGATCTGCGTCCACGGCCTCAGCGAGCCGGGCAGCCTGTGTCCCGCGCTGCGCGGCACGCACGTCGCGGTGATCGGCCTGCCGGGCGACCATCACCTCAACCACGACCACGTCCGCGTCGTCGCCACCACGCTCGCCGCGCTGCGCGCCGCCGTTCCCGGAGAAATCGCCTGA
- a CDS encoding alpha/beta hydrolase fold domain-containing protein has product MSGELTPEIARFRDALVEGYAAFPELAGADMPRRREIAGLVRARWAEGGPVMAERHDFHVGTRHGPVRLRLLRPEGVAHDAPALLYCHGGGFVTFSLDTHDRLMREYAARAGIAVIGIDYALSPEVRWPVAMEQVVDASAALRAEGRDLLAFGGDSAGANLALSAALAIRDGGGRQADALLLNYGFFGEDYDTPSQARFGGPDELLTTDELRGFLRDYLDGTAGWHSPLALPALAQVHDLPPSFHAIAECDPLADAACAMAQRMRDAGNAVEAVTYAGACHSFLEAVSISPLADRALHEASAWLRGVLV; this is encoded by the coding sequence CTATGCGGCATTCCCTGAACTTGCCGGGGCGGACATGCCCCGCCGCCGCGAGATCGCGGGCCTCGTCCGCGCGCGCTGGGCCGAGGGCGGGCCGGTGATGGCCGAGCGGCACGACTTCCACGTCGGTACGCGCCACGGTCCCGTCCGCCTGCGCCTGCTGCGCCCGGAGGGCGTCGCCCACGATGCCCCTGCCCTGCTCTACTGCCACGGCGGCGGCTTCGTGACGTTCAGCCTCGACACGCATGACCGGCTGATGCGCGAATATGCCGCGCGCGCCGGGATCGCGGTCATCGGCATCGACTATGCGCTTTCGCCCGAGGTGCGCTGGCCGGTGGCGATGGAGCAGGTGGTGGATGCCTCTGCGGCGCTCCGGGCGGAGGGCCGGGACCTGCTGGCGTTCGGCGGCGATTCCGCCGGGGCCAACCTTGCGCTGTCGGCGGCGCTGGCCATCCGCGACGGTGGAGGCAGGCAGGCGGATGCGCTGCTGCTGAACTACGGCTTCTTCGGCGAGGATTACGATACGCCCTCGCAGGCGCGCTTCGGCGGGCCGGACGAACTGCTGACCACCGACGAACTGCGCGGCTTCCTGCGCGATTATCTCGACGGCACGGCAGGATGGCACAGCCCGCTCGCCCTGCCTGCGCTGGCGCAGGTGCATGACCTGCCGCCCTCGTTCCACGCCATCGCCGAATGCGATCCGCTGGCGGATGCGGCCTGCGCCATGGCGCAGCGCATGAGGGACGCGGGCAATGCGGTGGAGGCGGTGACGTATGCCGGGGCGTGCCACAGCTTCCTCGAAGCCGTGTCGATCTCTCCGCTGGCGGACCGGGCGCTACACGAAGCCTCGGCGTGGCTGCGGGGAGTGCTGGTCTAG
- a CDS encoding sensor histidine kinase, with protein sequence MKPWRSTTFRFAALVFLFQLVAAAVLLLGPALLLRSQSHANAVTVAETLRDDLLDAYADGGTTALARAVDARASRGIERSTVLLLAHPDGTPVAGNLDHLPSGLIPDAPYTLVKLVRPRHASPEAVLLQSVRLRDGSVLVTGTVVESERQVIALLERTSLIALGLSVIFAAFAAFVSTRLILNRLQASVATLRDVREGRLSRRVPADPTGDAFALLGSEVNQALDRMAALNAELKLATDALAHDLKSPLTRMRAALDRAAQHVEDPLAQPFVDQALTESDRLMAIVETALSITRAEAGMGRESFEACDLPELLETVAEIYAPLVEDQGRAIVVEAPGHLSLRVHRQLLDQALGNLVDNTLKYGSGTITLSLESEPGGATIVVADQGTGIAPERREQALRRFTRLDEARGGWGAGLGLSLVQAVAHLHGGGVDLHDAAPGLAVRIRLADPLLSPPGTVPPPRR encoded by the coding sequence GTGAAACCCTGGCGTTCGACGACGTTCCGCTTCGCCGCGCTCGTCTTCCTGTTCCAGCTCGTCGCCGCAGCCGTGCTGCTTCTTGGGCCGGCGCTGCTGCTGCGCTCTCAGAGCCATGCCAACGCCGTCACAGTGGCGGAAACCCTGCGCGACGACCTGCTGGACGCCTATGCGGACGGCGGAACAACCGCCCTTGCCCGCGCCGTCGATGCCCGCGCCTCCCGCGGGATCGAGCGGTCTACGGTGCTGTTACTCGCTCACCCCGACGGCACGCCGGTTGCGGGCAATCTCGACCACCTGCCGTCGGGTCTGATCCCCGATGCCCCCTATACGCTCGTAAAGCTCGTCCGCCCCAGACATGCTTCGCCCGAGGCCGTACTGCTGCAGTCCGTCCGCCTGCGCGACGGGTCTGTGCTCGTCACCGGCACCGTCGTCGAGAGCGAGCGGCAGGTCATCGCGCTGCTCGAGCGTACATCGCTGATCGCGCTGGGCCTGTCGGTCATCTTCGCAGCATTCGCAGCATTCGTCTCGACCCGGCTAATCCTCAACCGTTTACAGGCCAGCGTCGCCACCTTGCGCGACGTCCGCGAGGGCCGCCTTTCCCGCCGAGTTCCGGCTGATCCAACGGGTGACGCGTTCGCGTTGCTTGGCAGCGAGGTCAACCAGGCACTCGACCGGATGGCGGCGCTCAACGCCGAGTTGAAGCTCGCGACCGATGCGCTGGCGCACGATCTGAAATCGCCACTGACGCGCATGCGCGCCGCGCTCGATCGGGCAGCACAGCATGTCGAGGATCCGCTGGCCCAGCCCTTCGTGGATCAGGCGCTGACCGAAAGCGACCGCCTGATGGCTATCGTCGAAACCGCGCTCAGCATCACCCGCGCCGAAGCCGGCATGGGCCGCGAGAGTTTCGAGGCTTGCGACCTGCCCGAACTGCTAGAAACCGTCGCGGAGATATACGCTCCGCTTGTCGAGGATCAGGGGCGCGCGATTGTCGTCGAGGCCCCCGGGCATCTGTCGCTGCGGGTTCACCGGCAACTGCTGGATCAGGCTCTGGGCAATCTCGTCGACAACACGCTGAAGTACGGGTCAGGCACGATCACCCTGTCACTGGAGTCTGAGCCAGGTGGTGCAACCATCGTGGTAGCCGATCAAGGCACCGGTATTGCGCCGGAACGGCGCGAACAGGCGCTGCGCCGGTTCACCCGCCTCGACGAAGCGCGTGGTGGGTGGGGAGCGGGGCTCGGCCTGTCGCTGGTGCAGGCCGTGGCGCACCTCCACGGCGGCGGCGTAGACCTCCACGACGCAGCGCCAGGGCTCGCGGTGCGGATCAGGCTGGCTGATCCGCTCCTCAGTCCTCCAGGAACAGTTCCGCCGCCGCGTCGATGA
- a CDS encoding response regulator transcription factor produces the protein MSQKILLVEDDAATAEFIAKGLDEAGFTVDRAANGRDGLFLATDGGYACIVLDRMLPGLDGMAVLAALRGAGLETPVIILSALGSPEDRIKGLTNGCDDYLVKPFAFAELLARIRLLIRRGNPASGPDTVLRCDDLEMDLLARRVRRGERAIDLQPREFRLLEFLLRHADQVVTRTMLLEGVWDYHFDPGTNVVDVHLSRLRKKIDEGEPRRLLHTVRGAGYRIGIEP, from the coding sequence TTGAGCCAGAAGATCCTGCTCGTGGAAGACGACGCCGCCACCGCCGAATTCATCGCCAAGGGCCTCGACGAAGCCGGCTTCACCGTGGACCGCGCCGCCAACGGCCGCGACGGCCTGTTCCTTGCGACAGACGGCGGATATGCGTGCATCGTCCTCGACCGCATGCTGCCCGGCCTCGACGGAATGGCGGTCCTGGCGGCCTTGCGCGGCGCGGGACTGGAGACCCCGGTCATCATCCTCTCCGCGCTGGGATCGCCGGAAGACCGGATCAAGGGCCTGACCAACGGCTGCGACGACTACCTCGTGAAACCCTTCGCCTTCGCCGAACTGCTCGCCCGCATCCGCCTGCTCATCCGCCGCGGAAACCCGGCCAGCGGGCCGGATACCGTGCTCCGATGCGACGATCTGGAGATGGACCTCCTCGCCCGCCGCGTCCGCCGCGGCGAGCGCGCGATAGACCTCCAGCCGCGTGAGTTTCGTCTACTTGAGTTCCTGCTCCGCCACGCCGACCAGGTGGTGACCCGCACGATGCTGCTGGAAGGCGTGTGGGACTACCACTTCGACCCCGGCACCAACGTCGTCGATGTCCACCTCAGCCGCTTGCGCAAGAAGATCGACGAGGGCGAGCCCCGCCGCCTGCTGCATACCGTGCGCGGCGCGGGCTATCGCATCGGGATCGAGCCGTGA
- the mprF gene encoding bifunctional lysylphosphatidylglycerol flippase/synthetase MprF, with protein sequence MTALLSLIERHRRALEIAAVLAVIALGFVALDSLTHEIRYSQVRAAFHALGAGQIALSLAFTAASYLALTFYDFLALRTIGRPLPWRTAALASFTSYTLSHNLGLSLLTGGSARYRIYVSAGLDGPEVAKVVMLAAANFWAGVLAVAGAAMLVHSGGLDFGAVALSADATHLGGAGLLALLGALAFAATRARRIALPRSLAGIRMPLPSGRAIAAQVGVSVTDIACAGAALFVLLPGADPAQLPAFVLAYALGIIVALVSHVPGGLGVFEAVVLAIVPGDRAQLFAALIAYRLVYYLLPLALAALLLAWREGTRSARVARIFGGVQSVATGLSPLVLASATFLGGGMLLLSGSLPAIHARMGLLADLLPLPFIEASHIAASLVGTALLLLAPGLYRRLDGAFHATRLLLLAGAFFSLTKGIDYEEAIACLALAGLLQMTRAAFYRRTALTEAPLTAGWAAAVAMAAGLALWAGLFAYRHVPYDDDLWWKFALRADAPRYLRAALACAVFLAGFAIWRLFAPGPARGDTQAARGDDEAVRAILATSPRTEAMLALTGDKRFLVSAAGDAFLMYQVKGTSWVVMGDPVGAEGSWGELLWAIRDLSHRQQGRLVLYEISPAMLDLAIGMGLQIVKYGEEAVVDLTSFELDTPQLRSIRKSERTAARAGARLRVVPAGAVPVILDELEAISDEWMEAKGQREKGFSLGAFDRQYLSNFDMALVMVEDRIVAFANLWCTEDHTEASVDLMRHREDAPRGTMDFLFTNLLLWAKARGYQRFTLGMVPLSGIEGGHLAPAWAKAAALVFRHGERFYGFRGLRGYKEKFGPRWESRYVAGPHGIGLLQGLHDVSRLIGTGGREPPRPALPLRRQVA encoded by the coding sequence ATGACCGCGCTGCTTTCCTTGATCGAGCGGCACCGTCGCGCGCTTGAAATCGCCGCCGTGCTTGCCGTGATCGCGCTGGGCTTCGTCGCGCTCGATTCGCTGACGCACGAGATCCGCTATTCGCAGGTCCGCGCCGCGTTCCATGCGCTCGGCGCCGGGCAGATCGCGCTGAGCCTCGCCTTCACCGCCGCGAGCTATCTCGCGCTGACGTTCTACGACTTCCTCGCGCTGCGCACCATCGGGCGGCCGCTGCCGTGGCGCACGGCGGCGCTGGCCTCGTTCACCAGCTATACGCTGAGCCACAACCTTGGCCTCTCGCTGCTGACCGGCGGGTCGGCGCGCTATCGCATCTATGTCAGCGCCGGGCTCGACGGGCCGGAGGTGGCCAAGGTCGTCATGCTCGCCGCCGCGAACTTCTGGGCGGGCGTGCTGGCGGTCGCCGGAGCGGCCATGCTGGTCCATTCCGGCGGGCTGGACTTCGGCGCGGTGGCGCTCAGCGCCGATGCGACGCACCTTGGCGGAGCGGGCCTGCTGGCGCTGCTCGGCGCGCTGGCCTTCGCCGCCACCCGCGCGCGCCGCATCGCCTTGCCCCGTTCTCTGGCAGGCATCCGCATGCCGCTGCCCTCGGGGCGCGCCATTGCGGCGCAAGTGGGCGTCAGCGTGACCGACATCGCCTGCGCGGGCGCGGCGCTCTTCGTGCTGCTGCCCGGCGCAGACCCGGCGCAACTGCCCGCCTTCGTGCTCGCTTATGCGCTGGGCATCATCGTCGCGCTGGTGAGCCACGTTCCCGGCGGCCTCGGCGTGTTCGAGGCGGTCGTCCTCGCGATCGTACCGGGCGACCGCGCGCAGCTGTTCGCAGCGCTCATCGCCTATCGCCTCGTCTACTACCTGCTCCCCCTTGCGCTCGCCGCGCTGCTGCTGGCCTGGCGCGAGGGGACGCGCAGCGCGCGCGTGGCGCGCATCTTCGGCGGCGTGCAGAGCGTCGCCACCGGCCTCTCGCCGCTGGTGCTGGCGAGCGCCACGTTCCTTGGCGGCGGGATGCTGCTGCTTTCGGGCTCGCTCCCCGCGATCCACGCGCGCATGGGCCTGCTGGCCGACCTGCTGCCGCTGCCCTTCATAGAGGCGAGCCACATCGCCGCCAGCCTTGTCGGCACCGCGCTGCTGCTGCTCGCACCGGGGCTCTACCGGCGGCTCGACGGGGCGTTCCACGCCACCCGGCTGCTGCTGTTGGCGGGCGCGTTCTTCTCGCTCACCAAGGGCATCGACTACGAGGAAGCCATCGCCTGCCTCGCGCTGGCCGGGCTCCTCCAGATGACGCGGGCTGCGTTCTATCGCCGCACCGCGCTGACCGAAGCGCCGCTGACCGCAGGCTGGGCGGCGGCGGTGGCGATGGCGGCGGGGCTGGCGCTGTGGGCGGGCCTCTTCGCCTATCGCCACGTCCCCTACGACGACGACCTGTGGTGGAAGTTCGCCCTGCGTGCCGATGCCCCGCGCTACCTGCGCGCGGCGCTCGCCTGCGCGGTGTTCCTGGCAGGCTTCGCGATCTGGCGTCTCTTCGCCCCCGGCCCCGCACGCGGCGACACACAGGCCGCGCGCGGAGACGACGAGGCCGTGCGCGCCATCCTCGCCACCAGCCCGCGCACCGAGGCGATGCTGGCGCTGACCGGCGACAAGCGCTTCCTGGTCTCCGCCGCCGGGGACGCCTTCCTGATGTATCAGGTCAAGGGGACGAGCTGGGTCGTCATGGGCGATCCGGTGGGCGCGGAAGGATCGTGGGGCGAACTGCTCTGGGCCATCCGCGACCTATCGCACCGCCAGCAGGGGCGGCTGGTGCTCTACGAGATTTCGCCCGCGATGCTGGACCTTGCCATCGGCATGGGCCTCCAGATCGTGAAGTACGGCGAGGAGGCGGTGGTCGACCTGACGAGCTTCGAACTGGATACGCCGCAACTGCGCTCCATCCGCAAGTCGGAACGCACGGCGGCGCGCGCCGGGGCGCGGCTGCGCGTGGTCCCGGCAGGCGCGGTGCCGGTCATCCTCGACGAGCTTGAGGCGATCTCCGACGAATGGATGGAGGCCAAAGGGCAGCGCGAGAAGGGCTTCAGCCTCGGCGCGTTCGACCGGCAGTACCTGTCGAACTTCGACATGGCGCTGGTCATGGTGGAGGACCGCATCGTCGCCTTCGCGAACCTGTGGTGTACCGAGGATCACACCGAGGCTTCGGTGGACCTGATGCGCCATCGCGAGGATGCGCCGCGCGGGACGATGGACTTCCTGTTCACCAACCTGCTGCTCTGGGCCAAGGCGCGTGGCTACCAGCGTTTCACGCTGGGCATGGTGCCGCTGTCCGGGATCGAGGGCGGTCATCTCGCCCCCGCCTGGGCCAAGGCGGCGGCGCTGGTGTTCCGCCATGGCGAGCGGTTCTACGGTTTTCGCGGCCTGCGCGGCTACAAGGAGAAGTTCGGTCCGCGCTGGGAATCGCGCTATGTCGCGGGCCCGCACGGGATCGGATTGCTGCAGGGGTTGCACGATGTCTCGCGCCTGATCGGAACGGGTGGGCGGGAACCGCCGCGCCCGGCGCTCCCGCTGCGGAGGCAGGTGGCATGA
- a CDS encoding glycosyltransferase has protein sequence MSKPIFYDPTGRRSRWARGVLAALLAAVLLGAAAFATTLVAVPAQRELELPTPKLKPSTLHGSRLKHELKAWLPRGRGQVGAGQKPLSVGFYLPGNDASFLSLVHHGNDLDWVVPALVNVAGPHHDVTVEADARFDRLVAGQAHHFRVLPMVQNVAADGWDGAGTAALLHDPAQRLALAQRLAGVVAQRHEAGLVMDFEALPARAMPDYLAFLRALHTALPAGSALAVTAPADDEGGWPLTALAKATDKVIFMAYDQHWEGGTPGPIAAQDWFVREVQGALRRIGPDHIVVALGSYAYDWHGDDTDALAIEDAWLAAHDSGARIAFDPASGNAAFAYDDESRHHTVWMLDAATSWNELSALKRLGIRDMALWRLGTEDSGFWNDLTAFRKGGTPDLSTPRALSSADIEGSGEILRITATPRDGERTVRLDPNGVIRDETYGALPTPYVVQRSGGSDPKRIALTFDDGPDPKWTPQILRELEAAHVPATFFVIGENALGSPGLLQRIVADGDELGNHTYTHPNLANAGPGQTRLELNATQRLVEAYTGRSMTLFRAPYFGDAEPTTPDELGPALEAQKAGYTVVGLHVDPNDWQRPGEDQIVDQVLRQVHSATPENATNVVLLHDGGGERSETVAALPRIIAALKGEGYTLVTASQLVGIPQARAMPAISTPDLAAVRVDVAAFVALMALAAVLAWLFYLAISLGIARAVIMAALAWFQSRRKRAEPPHFEPAVSVIIPAYNEERVIAASVARVLASAYGDKGGPELQVIVADDGSKDATSEIVRSVFGTDPRVTLLTLQNGGKASALNRALLEARGEVIIALDADTQFEPETIRRLARWFADPQIGAVAGDARVGNRVNLVTRWQAVEYITAQNLERRALAGFDAMTVVPGAVGAWRRAALDSVGGYPEDTLAEDQDLTIAIQRAGWRVTYDPRAVAWTEAPESFTALAKQRFRWAFGTLQCLWKHRAVIAQRKPAGLGLVGLPQAWLFQIAFAAISPLIDLALVLSIIGTTLRVVAHGWAQTRGDVGTMAVYWLAFTAIDVICGWIAYRLDGDADRGRTRYPAHLLVAQRLVYRQIMYWVVIRAIASAVAGWFVGWGKLERSGRVSAQVA, from the coding sequence ATGAGCAAGCCCATCTTCTACGACCCCACCGGCCGCCGCAGCCGCTGGGCACGCGGTGTCCTCGCGGCGCTGCTGGCGGCGGTGCTGCTGGGCGCGGCGGCCTTCGCGACGACGCTGGTGGCGGTGCCTGCGCAGCGCGAACTGGAACTGCCGACGCCGAAGCTGAAACCCTCCACCCTGCACGGATCGCGCCTGAAGCACGAACTCAAGGCGTGGCTGCCGCGCGGGCGCGGGCAGGTGGGAGCGGGGCAGAAACCGTTGAGCGTCGGGTTCTACCTGCCCGGCAACGACGCGAGCTTCCTCTCGCTGGTCCACCACGGCAACGATCTCGACTGGGTGGTGCCGGCGCTGGTCAACGTGGCGGGGCCGCACCATGACGTGACGGTGGAGGCCGACGCCCGCTTCGACCGCCTTGTCGCCGGGCAGGCGCATCACTTCCGGGTGCTGCCGATGGTCCAGAACGTCGCGGCGGACGGCTGGGACGGCGCGGGCACGGCGGCGCTGCTCCACGACCCCGCGCAGCGCCTCGCGCTGGCGCAGCGGCTGGCGGGCGTGGTGGCGCAGCGGCACGAGGCGGGGCTGGTGATGGACTTCGAGGCGCTGCCCGCGCGCGCCATGCCGGACTACCTCGCGTTCCTGCGCGCGCTGCACACCGCGCTTCCGGCAGGCTCCGCGCTGGCCGTGACGGCGCCTGCGGATGATGAGGGCGGCTGGCCGCTGACGGCTCTGGCGAAGGCGACCGACAAGGTCATCTTCATGGCCTACGACCAGCACTGGGAAGGCGGCACCCCCGGCCCGATCGCCGCGCAGGACTGGTTCGTGCGCGAAGTGCAGGGCGCGCTGCGCAGGATCGGCCCCGACCACATCGTCGTCGCGCTGGGCAGCTACGCCTACGACTGGCACGGCGACGATACCGATGCGCTGGCGATCGAGGACGCCTGGCTCGCCGCGCACGACAGCGGCGCGAGGATCGCCTTCGACCCCGCCAGCGGCAACGCCGCCTTCGCCTACGACGACGAGAGCAGGCACCACACCGTCTGGATGCTCGATGCCGCGACCAGCTGGAACGAGCTGTCCGCGCTGAAACGCCTCGGCATCCGCGACATGGCGCTGTGGCGGCTGGGGACCGAGGATTCGGGCTTCTGGAACGACCTCACCGCCTTCCGCAAGGGCGGCACGCCCGACCTCTCCACCCCGCGCGCGCTCAGCAGCGCCGATATCGAGGGCTCGGGCGAGATCCTGCGCATCACCGCCACTCCGCGCGATGGCGAGCGCACGGTGCGCCTCGATCCCAACGGCGTGATCCGCGACGAGACCTACGGCGCGCTGCCGACGCCCTACGTCGTCCAGCGCTCGGGCGGTAGCGATCCCAAGCGCATCGCGCTCACCTTTGATGACGGCCCGGACCCCAAGTGGACCCCGCAGATCCTGCGCGAGCTGGAGGCGGCGCACGTCCCCGCGACGTTCTTCGTGATCGGCGAGAACGCGCTCGGCAGCCCGGGCCTGCTCCAGCGGATCGTCGCCGACGGGGACGAGCTGGGCAACCACACCTATACCCACCCCAACCTCGCCAACGCGGGGCCGGGGCAGACGCGGCTGGAACTGAACGCGACGCAGCGGCTGGTGGAGGCTTATACCGGGCGCAGCATGACCCTGTTCCGCGCGCCCTACTTCGGTGATGCCGAGCCGACCACGCCCGACGAACTCGGCCCCGCGCTGGAGGCGCAGAAGGCGGGCTATACCGTCGTCGGCCTCCATGTGGACCCCAACGACTGGCAGCGCCCCGGCGAGGACCAGATCGTCGACCAGGTGCTGCGGCAGGTCCATTCCGCCACGCCCGAGAACGCGACCAACGTCGTGCTCCTGCACGACGGCGGCGGCGAGCGGTCGGAGACGGTGGCCGCCCTGCCGCGCATCATCGCCGCGCTGAAGGGGGAGGGCTATACCCTCGTCACCGCATCGCAGCTTGTCGGCATCCCGCAGGCACGGGCCATGCCCGCGATCTCCACGCCCGACCTTGCCGCCGTGCGGGTGGACGTGGCCGCCTTCGTGGCGCTTATGGCGCTGGCGGCGGTGCTCGCCTGGCTGTTCTACCTCGCGATCTCGCTCGGCATCGCGCGCGCGGTCATCATGGCGGCGCTCGCGTGGTTCCAGAGCCGCCGCAAGCGCGCCGAGCCGCCGCATTTCGAGCCCGCCGTCTCGGTCATCATCCCCGCCTACAACGAGGAGCGCGTGATCGCCGCCTCCGTCGCGCGGGTGCTGGCCAGCGCCTATGGTGACAAAGGTGGCCCTGAGTTGCAGGTCATCGTCGCCGACGACGGATCGAAGGACGCCACCAGCGAAATCGTGCGCAGCGTGTTCGGGACCGACCCGCGCGTCACGCTGCTCACCCTGCAGAACGGCGGCAAGGCCAGCGCCCTCAACCGCGCGCTGCTGGAGGCGCGGGGCGAGGTCATCATCGCGCTCGATGCCGACACCCAGTTCGAGCCGGAAACGATCCGCCGCCTTGCCCGCTGGTTCGCGGACCCGCAGATCGGCGCGGTCGCGGGCGATGCGCGGGTGGGCAACCGGGTCAACCTCGTCACCCGCTGGCAGGCAGTGGAGTACATCACCGCGCAGAACCTCGAACGCCGCGCGCTGGCCGGGTTCGATGCGATGACGGTGGTCCCGGGCGCGGTCGGCGCATGGCGGCGCGCAGCGCTGGATTCGGTCGGTGGCTATCCGGAAGACACGCTGGCCGAGGATCAGGATCTGACGATCGCCATCCAGCGCGCGGGCTGGCGCGTGACCTACGATCCACGCGCGGTGGCGTGGACCGAGGCGCCCGAGAGCTTCACCGCGCTTGCCAAGCAGCGCTTCCGCTGGGCCTTCGGCACGCTCCAGTGCCTGTGGAAGCACCGCGCGGTGATCGCGCAGCGCAAGCCCGCCGGGCTCGGCCTCGTCGGACTGCCGCAGGCGTGGCTGTTCCAGATCGCCTTCGCCGCGATCTCCCCGCTGATCGACCTTGCGCTGGTGCTCTCGATCATCGGCACCACGCTGCGCGTCGTCGCGCACGGCTGGGCGCAGACGCGCGGAGACGTGGGGACCATGGCGGTCTACTGGCTGGCCTTCACCGCGATCGACGTGATCTGCGGCTGGATCGCCTATCGGCTGGATGGCGACGCTGACCGGGGCCGGACGCGCTACCCGGCGCACCTGCTGGTGGCGCAGCGGCTGGTCTATCGCCAGATCATGTACTGGGTGGTGATCCGCGCCATCGCCTCCGCCGTCGCGGGCTGGTTCGTCGGCTGGGGCAAGCTGGAGCGCAGCGGGCGGGTTTCGGCGCAGGTGGCATAG